CAAAAATGGATGTTCTGTACacatatgtaataaaatttccgtGTGTATGGTGTTTCTTACAATGTTTATCTAAGTATAATGAAACATTTTCTTTACTTCTACAATACAGGcacatttaattatattaaccaactgcaaaaaaaaaagtagtagTACTCCCAAAAATACTTCATACGACTTTTGTAAAAGCACACCAACATCCTTTAAAAAAGTTTAATCCAAATCTACTcccgaataaatttttaatgaaaaatttgtagcCAAAGAAATATATTGATGTTCTTCAGCTGTGCTATCAAAAATAGTGCGGAATTATCGTAAACCTGCTTGAGAATTGCCATTGCTTGTATTTACAATGTTTCACAGGGCAGtacgtttttgaaatttttttcattttcaagatCCTCGTATGTGACCTGCATTGATGCGCagttcattgaaaaatacatttcatcGTTTATTAGAAGGCTTATGACGTTTATAAAGTTTACAATATTGACAACGTACCTTCTATATTTGAAATGCATACATTTACCTTATATTATTTCTTGATCTTACGGTAAGTAAATTCACCCCAAATCAATTAATCCACCATTCAGGATCCACGTGCCGAATGTGGTCAAATTTATGCACTTTTAACTAGTAATTAACTATAACTATCAAATTCACCACTTTCATGAAGTCTATACGCACACCCACCCattatttttggcaaaatatGTCCATCAGTTTTTATTGCCATTTCACAGAATTCAAGTATGATTTGGTAAGAGCAGATTAACGAACAAGGTTCACGTGTTTGCTGCAATCGtcataacaacaataatcCAACTTAGAAGCATTCAAACATGTATCAATCAAAGCTATGCTATAACACTATTGAAGATGTTCATTTATATACAGGactatttattattcatatgaATTTAACTGATGGTACTAAATGTACGATACACaaattgtatttataataatcaatttattacacttcaccaaaattttatataaacaaaaataacgctacaatcatacatacataagtCAGTTACCGATTTTATAACAAGAACTGTTACAATACAGTGCTGCAATATCAATTTGGAACAAGATTATTATGTTCCAAATTATGTACTGTACAATCATAAATAGCGTCcgtaaaattgcaaaaaatttaaatcaaattcATGTGAATAATCAAAGAAGCTAGTATCATAAGACaacgtattattatttcaatagGCAGGCAGGCATCAAGCTGGCTGGCCATTTTTAGTCTTGGACTGTTGGCATAAActgcatttttttctatcagtTTTATATACCAACTACAACTGCTTGACGTTTCCTAATCTCTAGATGATAATACGATTCCAAATGGTTCACATGTTTACCTTTGCAACTGTTCTCTATATGCTGCTTTTTAAAATCCTATGTGAATGATCGTTGATGTTAAAATAATGCGTATTATTGGTTGTTCCAATCGATCTTGTAACTATTGATGAGATTTGTCACCACTGTCTTCACGTTGAAAAAAGTGATCGTACTGTAATCGTGTGAGCCTGGAAGCTAAGAGAACCGAATCTTTGTTGGTAGTTTAATAGTCATCTAGATCGAAACTTTCAACTTCGGTATCTTCCAACTGCATACTTTGGAAATCCACTTTGTACCGTAAAACACCTGTAAAATACATAAATCCAAATAtttagcgaaaaaaaattttaaatgaaataatttagaCAATAAGAGATACATTAATCATGAACacacaataaataatattaacaaaCCACTGTTAATTCATTTACAAGTGGTCTGAAAAATCGTTTAGTATCACAgaagaattcaattttcaaataacgcTTACGGGGTTTACTTGAGAGTTTAATTCGATCACATCCATGTTCAAAATACTTATTGGTTAACAACTATTCGTTGAACAATCAGCTTGTACTTTATGATTTTACACTGATGCGCGAATTTCGAAAACAGTTTTAATGATACAATGCAATGGAGTTACTTCCAgcgttgaaattatttaattataatgttAGGATTTgtataacaatgataattgCACAGGATAAAGTGATTCTCCAGCGGGTCACCCagttcaaataaaatttttagatgaaatgaattaacttactcaacatttttttgttaactCGAATCCTACATGCATTGCACCACCATGAAAGAATAATCCCAGTGAGGGTGAAAAACtaaatatgtatttacatatGCTTGACGTTTGAAAGAATTAACATCTATGCATGATTGCACACATATGTTTGAACTCAAAAGCTGAGCAATACCACAGATAGTATAATGCtaaccaaaaatattcagtttaTAGTAAATATGGTATATcactatttttcttctcaagcCTGACTTTATTTGAACTACTACAGTTCAACACAAATATCGTAACTAATAGAAGCaaacaaaatttcttcaaGAATTCTGGTGACCAAATGGCATGCAGAAGATTAATAGTGCCGCAAACATATTGAGAAGTATTTGGTTCAATTTCAGCTGGTATTTCCATATGCACTCCAAATATTGTACAGTCGCATCATTGAATCGAAACATGAACACAGCAATAAGTGCATATGGTATTGTGAAATTGTTTGATATTCTTACTGAAGAGCTTGTACTATACCTTTCCCAGATTGCAAGCTATTAGAAATCAGATATgcattaatattcatattttcggAAATTCTAAGGCTAAGCTACCTGCTATATTTTGAACAAATACTTTGCATGACATCTAACAATTATCCGTTCAGTAACATTTTGCACAATTTTGGGAACATTTATTTAAGAAAAACTCCATGACATTGACAATCGTGTTAAAAAAGATTagagatttattattttttacttttaaaaataccCATGCACACGACGATAGATTGTTAGAAATAACAGAATTAAAGTTGATTTCAACTCTGGCCtaaagtgaaataaattgattaaaaGCCAGTTTGTATTTTCGATGATTGCAATTTTATGTAATACAAATTATGAGACATGCATGTTGtacaaagaatgaaaaatgtgtaTTTATAGAGCTAGGCTGAAGCTTTGcgagaataattttcaacaaccaGTAGCACGACTCTGAGGACACTAGTAGTCATCGCATTGACTTTTCGGTTATATATAAATGCGGGGCCCGTatggatacaattttttcccctcacAGATGTTACACGTGGGTTTCTTAGTACTGCttgtaaaaatgtttaacGGGTCGCGATAAACCACAGATCTTGTGCATCACATCAAACGAATTATGAGTACACCATTTACTTTGACCAATATATTTCCAAACTATCTTCATAAtcttgtataaatttatggaATAAAACTAGTATCACCAGAATATTcgataatgaattgaaaatcaagtaATAATTATTGGTATTTGCCCAATGAATCACATTTCATAACATTCGtacgaataaattttgtcaTTGACACAATATAAGTCTACCATTTCACAGAATGcgaagtaaaaatgaaaatgtatttaatattataaataataaactgaGTCTAGGACCTCATAAATATTTCTAGCAAATTAGAAGAAGTACATCCAAGAGTGATATgttcaaaatataatttaagggagatttgatgaaattgctaatttttttagttctattCATATCTTTACATCAGAAAAAGTCGAATCCACAAGTCCATCTACAAATGATTGGATTATGCTGCTGTGTAtcctcaaaaaaatttcaactttctgCGATAAAACTGTATGCGCAAGAAATATTTACAAGCAATTCTTCAAAAAAGATTCATACATTGTTTGCACATACACTTTCTTCGCAGGAGGCTGAGAATTTTCGAGGGACGAGTACGAACATAATCCAATGGAAatgacatgaaaaaaaaaaaaaagaaaaccaaattttaaatttccatATCTCTCGTTGAACACATTCAAGAGAAATCGGTTCCAAGTCTTGATTAAATTCCATTCTAATATCCATCACATTTTGAAGGTGACAAAAACTTTTGATTCAAATGTGAACTCCAAACCACTCTACAATGACCATCTATAAATACTTCGAAGCATatcaacaataaattattctctGCGCCTCCCAAAACTTTCATTGATCGACTTTTCCAATTATTCACAAGAATAACATTTCACTAGATACTGTGAATGCACAGGTAGATGTGTATGAgcacaaataaaatatatctatTTAGCGACAgtatcataaaaataaaaaaattaaactgtaATTAACTAATTGTGTAtcacaaaaatttctacagaagaaaaaaggaaaatcgcATTCTACACTGTGTTACACAAATTATAAGTGAGAGCACTCAAGACAGTAAATTAACTACCTGGTTGACTCTGAGTACTTGACAGATGAAATTAGTAATCATCGAGGTCAACATCGTCAAGTGGCTCATCAGCCTGCAGTGATTGGAAATCAACTTTGTAGCGCAGGATTCCTACATGCCAACATATACTCTGCAGTTAATAACAGCTGCTatgtgttttcaaaaattagtgaaaaattattttcttgacTCAGTGTTTTTTATGAGTACGAACTGTACTGAAATAGAGAGacaataataaattctatgcatttttgcatttgaaaaaaaaaaatttattatgaaACCCAAATGCAAATGTATTTGGACAAAGCGGATTGAAAGTCAGTTatgtagaataatttttctacataGCACAAAGTTTAAAAACAATTAGTACACCATATTGTCAGGTTAACAAATATGTTCTATAAATATTCTACGTATGTATTGTCACAAAGGGTGAATTAATACTACAGTCATCCTGTAGTTCCATTATGTGATCGATCAGTATAGAATTCTTGCTAAacctttgaattatttgacaaTATACAAAATCTGTACCGAACAATATTGTGATTATTACAAATAACTGTATTGTGTGAATGTTGACTATGTTCTAACGTTGGCATTATTTTAAAGAATCCATTTTTACAAGATTCTTTCCATTCCCTGACCTGTGTACGATTAGTCAATACGCAATACCTTGATTAGTGGTTAGTATATTTATGCACTTATGTTCGCACATATTGAACATTTGCATTCCCTATTGACTCAATTGAACCATTGAATAAAATCCACACTTAATGATAGGTCTATTTCTTGTAATTATTTGCACTAATAGAGTATCAGAAGAATAAACAGATAACTTACCTCCTATTCCACCAAACCCTCTGACGAATTGGGAACCTTCTTGAGACTTGTCTGTAATAATTTCCAAAGTAGCACCAAAACTTTTGTAATTGTTTGCGAGCCATTCCAAAAGTGGCTGACACTCAACTAGTTCCAGTTCCACACCGCTCTGTAATCAGTGAATATTATTAAAGTAAAAATTCGACAAGGGATTACTGCACATGACCAATGATGACATAATAAGGAATAATTATTGCAAAGATTGAATTTGTCAAATGTAATACAGGTAGATCAAATATCAAGACAACTagtatatattttgaaaacgatCATTACCTCTTTATCGGTAAAGTGTGATTTGTCCTTTTCTTGCTCTGGCGTAAGGTGCAACACTTTTTCTTCAGCATTGGTATGATTTTTCAGTACGTATCTCTGAATATCTAAATTTTCCCAACATATCAACGTTTCAACACTTCCTAATTCCAATGCTCTCAATGTATCTTCCACGCCAAAGCAATACTTCCCCGTATCTTGTGATATCTCGTCAAAGTATCGACCTAAAAATTATTGCATTATTAGCCCCAAAGAAATAAATCTAGACGAgcgtttgaattatttaacaaaTGTACATTAAAGTGAGAAAATATAAGTTAAGGATTAAGTAATATTACCTATGAGCTTTTTTTCCTGgataaatttcacattttgtaAAGATTCGGCAGCTAATTCAATTGCTTGATTGAATCCGTTTTCACCACCATATGACACATCAACTAGTTTGATTACTTTTGCTTGTAATCtctgaaaaataatcattttttattaacaagaACTCTAATTGAACGTAGAATAATTCTTCATAAATATTAGCAACTAATCAGTCATAAAACAAATGTGGGATCAAGTTTTATGTATTAGTATTCCAAAagtaacgaaataaaaatgttcatGTTCTCTGCTTATTCGAACCCTGAGATCAAATTAATATGGTGTTGGAATTTTGCTTTAAGCCGGTCTTTGTCAAAATCAACTGTTAAAGAAGAGGTTGGCGATCATTTTGCTGATATGAAATTCCTTGATTTTTCGATAACTTTTCCttccaaaatttttagcaCTCCCTCATTTTTTACCTCATGAAACGTTAGGCAGATTTCACAATCAACTATGCCTTACATCGCATACCAGGAAGACGGGTGGTATGAAAATTTAACCGTATTATTTCTAAAAGTAAGTTTGGGTGAATTTACTAATAATAGTTGGAGCTTCTAAATGATTTagagtaaaaataaagaaaaaatcctCTTCTACCAGCAGGATACCGTCATTCCCGGACTTTTACCAATTGACAAAATTCCTTGAATATTTCCGATTTTTCCAGTCTATCATGACCCTGACGAAATGTGTTATTTGAAATATGCAACTTTGTACGTATCGCACACGTTTCGGGGTCAATTCTTAAACATGAAAGATAAGGCTTGGGAATTTAGATGTTAAACACAAAGCTTCATGGTAGACTTGCTCCTGAAGTacttgaattgaataattttcatacgTAAGCACTTAGAATTCTCCCAAAAAGCGAATGCCAATGTCACagattaagaaaaatttcaataatacgaaaaaaatattgagtcCTGCTAAGAAATCCACTAAAAGAGCACCGAGCTAAAGAAACAACCTTGATCAAGTGATGTcagtattttttatacttaacAAAGGGGTTCACTCATTGCGATTGCTTGAAATGTTGACTAGCCATGGCAGCTATATAGCACATGTGCCGTGAACATTTTCGACATGCTAAATTTGATCTAAATCTTTGATAAAAAGTTACTAACAGGATCAAACATGTCGGACTGACTCAGTTCCGTCTTGAAATCAGCACTTCCAGCCAAAATTAGACCAGCTATATTAGGTTTGTCATTGGTAATGTAAAGTTGGGTTGCAACCTCAGCCACTTTGCGGACATAGTTATGTCGCTTCTCCATTCGTAATCTAGCAAAACGTAGCGCTGACTGTCCTCCTCTACCtggaattattattcaattcatGTCGAgttataatttcaaatcaaattaTAAACCATTTCACTGATTATAAAGACAAGTACTGCAAAAACAGATTGGATATCaccaaaaatattgtattacaCGTTACATCGATATATAGatgttgaatatatttttattaagttTTATTCTCAAGCCTTTTTATGTCAATTCTTATTGCTTACCGTGCTTTTTCGGTAAATCAACAGTAAACTTGTGGAGAACTTCACGGGTGTTCCCTTGCAGTGTACCAAATAACGCTCCATTACCATCCATAACTATAAATCCAAATTTGTTATCATCTGCCAAGAGAGCTGTCAAAGCCTCTGTATGAAACTATAGACAAAACAAGCAATATTTCATGTACAAACTATTATTTAAGCATTATAATATTGCAAAACTAAATTGAATAACGCTATAGAATACGTAGTATTAAATGCCAGTGTTCACTTCTTAGGAACCAATTATTAAATGTAACAATCAAGATGAGAATAAACCAATATTCCAATTACCTTATTATCGCACAGGTAAAGGGATGTGTTGATGGGCTTGAATGGTTCAAAATCGATGTTTACTTTCTTTTCCTTGCCTTCCTCTGTCACAATAGTACCACAGTATATTACTAATCCATTTGGCGGCActgaaatttgcaatttttggtAACAGTGTCATAATTTATGCAAAACAGGCAGACTGTTTAAATATTATgtagatgtaaaaaaaataaatttgaaactagTGTCTTTAAATATGTTATGATTAAAGTAGACCTGAAAACTCAGAGTTAACCGTTTAATGCAATTGCTAGTTGATCACCCTTTAGAACGAATTTACAATTGAATAATGCTCTTGAAACAAGTAACTTTCTTACATTTCTATCactgaaattatttacaaagaACAGAACGTGTGGTTATCATATTACAAAAGTATGAGGCGAAAAGATTTAAATGTGTATGTTATGAAGCAAAATACGTTGCAAAGTAAATAGTGATTTCTCACCTTTAGTATATAGCTTCAGTCTATGTTGAACGGACGTAATTGCACCCAGTACAGATAATCTATTCACACGAGATTTGATATTTGATGCTGTACCAAATTCATCAGCCAACATCTTACTTACTCGGGATATTTGATCCTTTGGTGGTATAATTAACGAAATCATACTTGTACCATTTctgcaaaatataaaaacatgCTTGCATCACAAGCTTCCAATTCACCTGACCGTTTTAAgtctgtttttacaataaatcag
This genomic stretch from Neodiprion pinetum isolate iyNeoPine1 chromosome 6, iyNeoPine1.2, whole genome shotgun sequence harbors:
- the eRF1 gene encoding eukaryotic peptide chain release factor subunit 1 isoform X1, which codes for MSNEETSADRNVEIWKIKKLIKSLEMARGNGTSMISLIIPPKDQISRVSKMLADEFGTASNIKSRVNRLSVLGAITSVQHRLKLYTKVPPNGLVIYCGTIVTEEGKEKKVNIDFEPFKPINTSLYLCDNKFHTEALTALLADDNKFGFIVMDGNGALFGTLQGNTREVLHKFTVDLPKKHGRGGQSALRFARLRMEKRHNYVRKVAEVATQLYITNDKPNIAGLILAGSADFKTELSQSDMFDPRLQAKVIKLVDVSYGGENGFNQAIELAAESLQNVKFIQEKKLIGRYFDEISQDTGKYCFGVEDTLRALELGSVETLICWENLDIQRYVLKNHTNAEEKVLHLTPEQEKDKSHFTDKESGVELELVECQPLLEWLANNYKSFGATLEIITDKSQEGSQFVRGFGGIGGVLRYKVDFQSMQLEDTEVESFDLDDY
- the eRF1 gene encoding eukaryotic peptide chain release factor subunit 1 isoform X2, with protein sequence MSNEETSADRNVEIWKIKKLIKSLEMARGNGTSMISLIIPPKDQISRVSKMLADEFGTASNIKSRVNRLSVLGAITSVQHRLKLYTKVPPNGLVIYCGTIVTEEGKEKKVNIDFEPFKPINTSLYLCDNKFHTEALTALLADDNKFGFIVMDGNGALFGTLQGNTREVLHKFTVDLPKKHGRGGQSALRFARLRMEKRHNYVRKVAEVATQLYITNDKPNIAGLILAGSADFKTELSQSDMFDPRLQAKVIKLVDVSYGGENGFNQAIELAAESLQNVKFIQEKKLIGRYFDEISQDTGKYCFGVEDTLRALELGSVETLICWENLDIQRYVLKNHTNAEEKVLHLTPEQEKDKSHFTDKESGVELELVECQPLLEWLANNYKSFGATLEIITDKSQEGSQFVRGFGGIGGILRYKVDFQSLQADEPLDDVDLDDY